In Deferribacter autotrophicus, a single genomic region encodes these proteins:
- a CDS encoding TrmH family RNA methyltransferase, with product MIIYGKNPVKEALKIKKVKKLIFRDEICLKFDENIPYEILPAAIFDKKFPKSAQSVAAEISFRYYDFDEVYDDLILEKNIAVLDQIQDPQNFGAIIRAGHCFGITYFIVAKNNQCPVTAAVFKASAGSLIYSRIVQVTNIARTLDRLLEVGFFISAADVDGKKTLSEIYTTERNCIILGSEEKGIRPNVLKRAHTTFKIEMDGKIDSLNVSQSSAIVFYHFFKGKQ from the coding sequence ATGATAATTTATGGTAAAAACCCTGTAAAAGAAGCTTTGAAAATCAAAAAAGTAAAAAAGCTTATTTTCAGAGACGAAATTTGTTTAAAATTTGATGAAAATATCCCTTACGAAATTTTACCCGCAGCAATTTTTGATAAAAAATTCCCTAAATCTGCCCAATCTGTGGCAGCAGAAATCTCTTTTAGATATTACGATTTTGATGAAGTATATGATGACTTGATTCTAGAAAAAAATATAGCTGTCCTTGATCAGATTCAGGATCCACAAAATTTCGGTGCTATCATAAGAGCAGGCCATTGCTTCGGTATAACCTATTTTATTGTGGCAAAAAATAATCAATGCCCTGTCACTGCAGCCGTTTTTAAAGCAAGTGCAGGCAGTCTTATCTATTCCAGAATCGTCCAGGTTACTAATATTGCAAGAACCCTTGATAGATTGCTTGAGGTGGGATTTTTTATTTCAGCTGCTGATGTGGATGGCAAAAAAACACTCTCAGAAATTTATACCACTGAGCGAAATTGCATCATTTTAGGCTCGGAAGAAAAAGGGATCAGACCCAATGTCTTAAAACGTGCGCACACCACATTTAAAATTGAGATGGACGGTAAAATCGACTCACTCAATGTCTCTCAGTCATCAGCCATTGTCTTTTATCACTTTTTCAAGGGGAAACAATGA
- the mutS gene encoding DNA mismatch repair protein MutS — MSKKNVKLTPMMKQYYEIKEQYPDCILFFRMGDFYEMFEDDAIEASKILGIALTSRNKNDENPIPMCGIPYHSYQSYLDKLISAGKKVAICEQLEDPATAKGIVKRGVIRVVTPATVIEEESIKSADYNFLLSFYKDKDNYYVALVDTSTGDLFITFGNNLENLIEKWSPKEIIGNELLNNSKINSQKVNYSVFEKTVESTLCDHFKVGSLTSLGLDNIKFAIPIYFAIKYFDELLLDVTIKPPVLLTVEDELYLDSVAVNTLELVKNQRDGSVKNTLFELLNFCKTAMGERLLKLSILRPSKNLQLIRWRQDIIEAFIFNQELKSKLQELLSKVYDLERIASRLTAKRSNARDLIWIKNSIEILPALKEALLSSNHPVLKDFGEQFDTLEDIFNLIDKSIVDDPPFLITSGGLIKKGFNNLIDEFREIKENSTILLAKLEQKEREKTGITNLKVKYNKVFGYYIEVSKSHLSKVPPYFIRKQTLVNAERFITDELKELEIKIMEADTRLNELEYEQFLKIRETVEQNVARLRNQASLIANLDMLLSLAHSAVKYNYVRPVVDETDELKIIEGRHPVIEQRTDEPFVPNDIFLNTDKNRLLIITGPNMAGKSTYLRMTALITIMAHMGSFIPAKEAKIGLVDRIFTRIGASDNLAKGESTFMVEMVETANILGNASSNSLIILDEIGRGTSTFDGLSIAWAVAEYIAKNLKAKTLFATHYHELTDIALTTDGVKNYTIDVKEWKDEIIFLRKIIPGSADRSYGIHVAKLAGLPEEVVNRSNEILKQLEKNEFSIDGLPKIAKREEIIIKEPILIFEESPVIEELRKIDINSITPLEALNILNKLKEMLDES; from the coding sequence ATGAGTAAAAAAAACGTAAAACTTACCCCAATGATGAAACAATACTACGAGATAAAGGAACAGTATCCAGATTGCATACTGTTTTTCAGGATGGGGGACTTTTATGAAATGTTTGAGGATGATGCCATAGAGGCATCAAAAATCCTTGGAATTGCCCTCACATCCAGAAACAAAAATGATGAAAATCCCATTCCCATGTGCGGTATCCCATATCACTCATATCAAAGTTATCTCGACAAACTGATTAGTGCAGGGAAAAAGGTAGCCATTTGTGAGCAGCTTGAAGATCCCGCAACAGCAAAAGGGATTGTAAAACGAGGTGTCATCAGAGTAGTAACCCCTGCCACTGTCATAGAAGAAGAATCAATAAAAAGTGCCGACTACAATTTTCTTTTATCCTTTTATAAGGATAAAGATAACTACTATGTTGCCCTTGTAGATACATCTACCGGTGATCTGTTTATAACTTTCGGTAATAACCTGGAAAATCTTATAGAAAAGTGGTCTCCAAAAGAGATTATAGGCAACGAACTTTTAAATAATTCAAAAATTAACTCGCAAAAAGTCAACTATTCTGTATTTGAAAAAACAGTTGAATCTACCTTATGCGATCACTTCAAAGTAGGAAGTTTAACATCCCTCGGATTAGATAACATAAAATTTGCTATACCCATCTATTTTGCGATCAAATATTTTGATGAACTTCTTCTTGATGTAACCATAAAACCACCTGTTTTACTCACAGTAGAAGATGAACTTTATCTTGATTCTGTAGCAGTAAATACACTTGAGCTTGTAAAAAATCAAAGAGATGGCTCTGTAAAAAATACCCTTTTTGAGCTGTTAAACTTCTGCAAAACAGCCATGGGGGAACGTTTACTGAAATTATCCATATTACGCCCCTCAAAAAATCTTCAACTGATTAGATGGCGACAGGATATAATAGAAGCATTTATATTCAACCAAGAATTAAAGTCAAAACTGCAGGAGTTATTATCAAAAGTTTATGACCTTGAGCGCATTGCATCAAGACTAACGGCAAAAAGATCCAATGCTAGAGATCTCATCTGGATAAAAAATTCCATAGAAATTTTACCCGCCTTAAAAGAGGCTTTGCTCTCTTCAAATCATCCTGTTCTAAAAGATTTTGGCGAGCAATTTGATACTCTGGAGGATATTTTCAATCTTATAGATAAAAGTATTGTGGATGATCCCCCCTTTCTCATTACAAGCGGTGGATTAATAAAAAAAGGATTTAACAACCTCATAGATGAATTTCGCGAAATCAAAGAGAACAGCACCATTTTACTTGCAAAACTTGAGCAAAAAGAAAGAGAAAAAACAGGTATAACCAATCTTAAGGTAAAATATAATAAGGTTTTTGGCTACTACATAGAAGTCTCCAAATCACACCTTTCAAAAGTGCCTCCATATTTTATTAGAAAACAGACTCTTGTAAATGCGGAGCGTTTCATCACCGACGAATTAAAGGAGCTTGAAATAAAAATTATGGAAGCAGACACAAGATTAAATGAACTGGAGTACGAACAATTTTTAAAAATCAGAGAAACAGTAGAACAAAATGTGGCAAGACTGAGAAATCAAGCTTCTTTAATTGCAAACCTTGACATGCTCCTTTCCCTTGCTCATTCAGCCGTAAAATACAATTATGTGCGCCCGGTTGTTGATGAAACGGACGAATTAAAGATTATAGAAGGTCGTCATCCGGTGATAGAGCAAAGAACAGATGAGCCTTTTGTTCCAAACGATATCTTTCTAAATACTGATAAAAATAGGCTTTTGATAATCACAGGTCCAAATATGGCAGGTAAAAGTACGTATCTACGTATGACGGCTCTTATCACCATTATGGCACATATGGGGAGTTTTATACCGGCAAAAGAAGCAAAAATAGGACTTGTGGATAGAATCTTTACAAGGATAGGCGCAAGTGACAATCTCGCCAAAGGGGAATCCACATTTATGGTGGAAATGGTGGAAACGGCAAATATATTGGGAAATGCCTCTTCAAACTCGCTCATAATACTTGATGAAATCGGTCGAGGCACATCTACCTTTGACGGACTTTCCATAGCATGGGCAGTGGCTGAATACATCGCAAAAAATTTGAAAGCCAAAACTCTTTTTGCCACCCATTATCACGAATTGACCGATATTGCTCTCACCACCGATGGTGTAAAAAACTACACAATTGACGTAAAAGAGTGGAAAGATGAAATAATATTCTTAAGAAAAATAATTCCAGGCTCTGCAGATAGAAGTTATGGTATTCATGTGGCCAAACTTGCAGGACTGCCGGAAGAAGTGGTAAATCGCAGCAATGAAATATTAAAACAACTTGAAAAAAATGAATTCAGCATAGACGGATTACCCAAAATTGCAAAAAGGGAAGAAATTATTATAAAAGAACCGATACTTATTTTTGAAGAGAGTCCTGTCATTGAAGAATTAAGAAAAATAGATATAAATAGTATCACACCCCTTGAAGCATTAAATATTTTGAATAAGCTGAAAGAGATGCTCGATGAATCATAG
- a CDS encoding tetratricopeptide repeat protein yields MILKNFLKSLRNKVDDKSKKSFLKGFGYLINQEYDKALDELKEVVKNNTHMVEMYVALGTLFRNKGEYLKAIHIHESAVGEKDLKEDLKKQILHELVLDYKLSGQFEKAIYYLNTLLKIDKSPVLYKLMATLLFEKGEYENAIKFYLKYAKLSKKNVSREIAYCYFKIAEKISDPKGKIKQLKKSVNYFSNFRLANYELLKIYKEIKNDKLLFNQLSWIIDNDIFLKKEDINLVSNIYFDKEKLEEFVKKCIGKVSTKNENPIYYIFLSEYFSKTGDTQKAISILKDFLKEKKKVIVAKQYILLKDDEVLTNLFEEYLYICNKCNEPFNEYYDICPRCNSIQTLYFK; encoded by the coding sequence ATGATTTTAAAAAATTTTTTAAAAAGTTTGAGGAATAAAGTGGATGATAAAAGCAAAAAATCTTTCTTAAAAGGCTTTGGATACCTGATCAATCAAGAGTATGACAAAGCCTTAGATGAGCTAAAAGAGGTTGTCAAAAACAACACCCATATGGTGGAAATGTATGTTGCTTTAGGAACCCTTTTTAGAAACAAAGGGGAGTATTTAAAAGCTATTCATATCCACGAAAGTGCTGTGGGTGAAAAAGATTTAAAAGAAGATTTAAAAAAACAAATTTTGCACGAACTGGTCTTGGATTATAAACTTTCAGGACAATTTGAAAAAGCCATTTATTATCTAAATACACTTTTAAAAATCGACAAATCTCCAGTTTTATATAAATTGATGGCTACCCTTCTTTTCGAAAAAGGGGAATATGAAAATGCCATAAAATTTTATTTGAAATATGCAAAACTTTCCAAGAAGAATGTGAGTAGAGAAATTGCTTATTGCTATTTTAAAATTGCAGAGAAAATCTCTGATCCTAAAGGGAAAATCAAACAACTGAAAAAATCCGTAAACTACTTTTCAAATTTTAGACTTGCAAATTACGAACTTCTTAAGATTTACAAAGAAATTAAGAATGATAAACTTCTGTTTAACCAACTGAGTTGGATTATCGATAATGATATTTTCCTCAAAAAAGAGGACATCAACCTTGTTTCAAATATCTATTTTGACAAAGAAAAACTTGAGGAATTTGTAAAGAAATGTATTGGTAAAGTTTCGACTAAAAATGAAAACCCTATTTACTATATATTCTTATCCGAATATTTTAGTAAAACAGGGGATACTCAAAAAGCCATTTCCATTTTAAAAGATTTTTTGAAAGAAAAAAAGAAAGTCATTGTGGCTAAACAGTATATTCTACTAAAAGATGATGAAGTTTTAACAAATCTGTTTGAAGAATATCTTTACATTTGCAATAAATGCAACGAACCTTTCAATGAATATTATGATATATGTCCTAGATGTAATTCAATCCAAACATTATACTTTAAATAA
- a CDS encoding LapA family protein has protein sequence MKTLSTIIKTVIIALIALFAAFNMQSVDIKYFFNKPPIQLPFFFVVLAAFILGVVISAFIAFTEKLKLKKEINSLKKVNKELEKEIVRLKNLPLSKKEEE, from the coding sequence ATGAAAACACTTAGCACGATTATAAAAACTGTTATTATTGCATTAATTGCTCTCTTTGCTGCTTTCAATATGCAATCAGTGGATATAAAGTATTTTTTTAACAAACCTCCCATTCAATTACCATTTTTCTTCGTAGTACTTGCCGCTTTTATTCTTGGCGTAGTCATTTCGGCTTTTATAGCATTTACTGAAAAGCTAAAATTGAAAAAAGAGATTAACTCTTTAAAAAAAGTGAACAAAGAATTGGAAAAAGAGATTGTTAGATTAAAAAACCTGCCTTTAAGCAAAAAAGAAGAGGAGTAA
- a CDS encoding HIT family protein, with the protein MDKLWAPWRMKYISGAHKDEGCIFCTKPKENNDRDNLILYRGKHAFVMMNLFPYNNGHLMVAPYKHTGNIEDLDDNELLDMMHLVQKSIKAIKKCMRPDGFNTGFNIGRAAGAGIEAHVHFHIVPRWVGDTNFMPTLAGTKVISEHILDTYDKIYKEIHLEDI; encoded by the coding sequence ATGGATAAACTTTGGGCGCCCTGGAGAATGAAATATATATCAGGTGCACACAAAGATGAAGGATGCATATTTTGCACAAAACCAAAGGAAAATAATGATAGAGATAATCTTATTTTATATCGTGGTAAACATGCATTTGTTATGATGAATCTGTTTCCATACAACAATGGACACCTTATGGTAGCTCCTTACAAACATACTGGCAACATTGAGGATCTAGATGATAATGAGCTTCTTGATATGATGCATTTGGTTCAAAAAAGTATAAAAGCCATAAAAAAATGTATGCGTCCGGACGGTTTTAATACAGGATTTAATATTGGTAGAGCTGCAGGAGCCGGTATTGAAGCTCATGTACATTTTCACATTGTTCCAAGATGGGTAGGTGATACCAACTTTATGCCCACATTGGCAGGTACCAAGGTTATTTCCGAGCACATCCTTGATACATATGATAAAATTTATAAAGAAATACATTTGGAGGATATATGA
- a CDS encoding NAD-dependent protein deacylase, with product MNEINKLAEKIKNSKNIVVFTGAGISTESGIPDFRSPKTGLWNKYSDLDFITIDGFKRNPDKFYDFALETFDIIFKANPNDAHYFIANLEKKGKVKAVITQNIDGLHQKAGSKNVLQLHGDLTKSICLSCNVQFSTRRMFEIAKKLKAAPKCPQCGGIIKPNVVFFGESLPADILEESITYSKNCDLFIVMGSSLVVMPAALLPGYAKEAGATVVILNKTPTPYDSLADIVINDTLSKIVKELEEVMDG from the coding sequence ATGAACGAAATAAATAAACTCGCCGAAAAAATAAAAAATTCAAAAAATATAGTTGTTTTTACCGGTGCTGGAATCAGTACAGAGAGTGGTATTCCTGATTTTAGATCGCCTAAAACAGGTCTATGGAATAAATATTCTGATCTAGATTTTATTACCATTGATGGATTTAAACGCAATCCTGATAAATTTTACGATTTTGCTCTGGAAACCTTCGATATAATATTTAAAGCAAACCCTAATGATGCCCATTATTTTATAGCAAACCTAGAAAAAAAAGGAAAAGTCAAGGCAGTAATTACTCAGAATATCGATGGACTACATCAAAAGGCAGGCTCTAAAAATGTCCTTCAACTTCACGGTGATTTGACAAAATCGATATGTTTAAGTTGTAATGTACAGTTTTCCACAAGAAGAATGTTTGAAATTGCTAAAAAATTAAAGGCAGCACCAAAATGTCCACAATGTGGCGGCATTATCAAACCTAACGTGGTGTTTTTCGGCGAATCATTACCAGCAGATATACTAGAAGAATCCATAACTTATTCAAAAAACTGTGATCTTTTCATAGTAATGGGCTCTTCTCTTGTGGTAATGCCTGCAGCCCTCTTACCTGGTTATGCCAAAGAAGCCGGTGCAACTGTTGTAATTCTTAATAAAACTCCAACACCTTACGATTCTCTTGCAGATATTGTGATTAATGATACATTAAGTAAAATTGTAAAAGAACTGGAAGAGGTGATGGATGGATAA
- a CDS encoding transketolase, with protein sequence MEKLSINELKELEKLSILCRGDILKMTTLAGSGHPGGSLSSIDMYLTVYKMANISPDNYKSLDRDRIIVSHGHTSPGVYSVLGRNGFFDIDEAIAYFRLAGSIFEGHIERMVPGVEWTTGNLGQGLSAACGMALAAKYFSKSYNVYCFMGDGEQQKGQISEARRFAIKYRLNNLIAFVDYNRLQISGNIADVMPQNIKDEYIADGWAVLEIDGHNFEEISRAIIEANKIERPVLILAHTIMGKGVSFMENKEVYHGKALSEEQLDEALKELGIENDLEKYKKMRANFSFDETKHEIFRYEINIDTGIPKTYGVKVKTDNRSAFGAAITDLVQLNSLKSDSNPILVFDCDLAGSVKTDKVAADFKEYFYESGIQEHHTATCAGAASVNGIVSFFADFGVFGIDETYNQQRLNDINDTNLKVVTTHVGIDVGEDGKTHQCIDYIGVMRNLYGFKVIVPADPNQTDRAVRYAASKYGNFLISMGRSKTAVIPDENGKPFFGEDYVFEYGKIDIIRDGEIPLLSYGSMLQRGLEVVEILKNEGLNLALLNVSCPFHLDKDTLLKFKDSKIWFTYEDHNVNSGLGAIIADFIATNGLGIKLVKFGIKNYSYSGKPDNIFSLIGLSPKAIAADIKSYL encoded by the coding sequence ATGGAGAAATTAAGTATCAACGAACTAAAAGAACTTGAAAAATTATCAATTCTTTGCAGAGGTGATATTCTTAAAATGACCACCCTTGCAGGCAGTGGTCATCCAGGTGGTTCTCTGTCATCCATAGATATGTATCTTACAGTATATAAAATGGCCAATATATCTCCTGATAATTATAAGTCACTTGACAGGGATAGAATAATAGTTTCTCATGGCCACACCTCGCCTGGAGTTTATTCTGTCCTTGGCAGAAATGGTTTTTTTGATATCGATGAAGCAATAGCTTATTTCAGACTTGCTGGTAGCATCTTTGAAGGACACATTGAAAGGATGGTGCCAGGAGTTGAATGGACAACAGGTAATTTAGGTCAGGGTTTATCTGCAGCCTGCGGAATGGCTCTTGCAGCAAAATATTTCAGTAAAAGCTACAATGTTTACTGCTTTATGGGGGATGGAGAACAGCAAAAAGGACAAATTTCGGAGGCAAGAAGATTTGCAATTAAGTATAGGCTTAACAACCTGATTGCTTTTGTGGATTATAATAGGCTCCAAATAAGTGGAAATATTGCTGATGTAATGCCTCAAAATATTAAGGATGAATACATTGCCGATGGTTGGGCTGTATTAGAAATTGATGGACACAATTTCGAGGAAATTTCCAGGGCAATAATTGAAGCAAACAAGATTGAAAGACCAGTACTCATTTTAGCACATACCATTATGGGTAAAGGCGTTTCTTTCATGGAAAATAAAGAGGTTTACCATGGAAAAGCTTTATCAGAAGAACAACTAGATGAAGCTTTAAAAGAACTTGGCATTGAAAATGACCTAGAAAAATATAAAAAAATGCGTGCAAATTTTTCCTTTGATGAAACAAAACATGAAATCTTCAGATATGAAATAAATATAGATACAGGTATTCCTAAAACATACGGAGTAAAAGTAAAAACTGATAACAGAAGTGCCTTTGGTGCTGCCATCACCGACCTTGTGCAATTAAACAGTTTAAAAAGTGATTCAAATCCTATTTTAGTGTTTGACTGTGACCTTGCTGGCTCAGTAAAAACAGACAAAGTAGCTGCCGACTTTAAAGAGTATTTCTATGAATCTGGAATTCAGGAGCATCACACAGCCACCTGTGCAGGTGCTGCTAGTGTCAACGGTATAGTATCCTTTTTCGCCGATTTTGGTGTATTTGGAATTGACGAAACATATAATCAACAAAGATTGAACGATATAAATGATACCAACTTAAAAGTTGTAACAACTCACGTAGGAATAGATGTTGGTGAAGATGGTAAAACTCACCAATGTATCGACTATATCGGAGTAATGAGAAATTTATATGGTTTCAAAGTAATAGTTCCAGCAGATCCAAATCAAACAGATAGGGCAGTAAGATACGCTGCAAGCAAATATGGAAACTTTCTCATTTCTATGGGTAGATCAAAAACAGCTGTCATACCTGATGAAAATGGAAAGCCCTTTTTTGGAGAAGATTACGTTTTTGAGTACGGTAAAATAGATATAATCAGAGATGGTGAAATCCCTCTTCTCAGCTATGGCTCCATGCTTCAGAGAGGTTTAGAAGTTGTGGAAATTTTGAAAAATGAAGGACTAAATCTTGCTCTTCTTAATGTATCCTGTCCATTTCATCTTGACAAAGACACCTTGCTAAAATTCAAAGATTCAAAAATATGGTTTACATATGAAGATCATAATGTAAACAGTGGGCTTGGTGCCATTATTGCTGATTTCATTGCTACAAATGGATTAGGGATAAAGCTCGTAAAATTTGGTATAAAAAATTACTCCTACTCTGGCAAACCCGACAATATATTCAGTCTAATAGGTTTATCACCAAAAGCTATTGCTGCTGATATTAAATCTTATCTTTAA
- a CDS encoding YgiQ family radical SAM protein: MIYFFISFIILASMFLPITKEELKKLGWKNLDIIFVTGDAYIDSPYIGVALLGKLLVKNGFKVGIISQPDLKSSHDILRLGTPRLFWGVTAGSIDSMVANYTPLKKRRKSDDFTPGGKNNRRPDRATIRYVNLIKQYDKTKKPIVIGGIEASLRRIAHYDYWDDSIRRSILFDSKADILVYGMGEKTILELAKRFAKNDDYKDVRGICYISKETIHDFTKLPSFEQVTTNKNHFIEMMKIFYENQDPVNANGLIQQYDSRLLIHNPPQWLPNEKELDSYYELDFEYDVHPYLKKQGEVKAIHTIKNSITINRGCFGECNFCAIAVHQGTRVVSRSIPSIIKEVERLKKTPYFKGIINDLGGPTANMYGYECDKKQKFGKCKHKRCIFPDVCDKMTISHEKLITLMRKVREIDGVKRVFIQSGLRYDLILKDKLFGDKYLEELIRYHISGQLKIAPEHLENDVLALMGKPSNKILGEFVKKFYAKNRELGKKQFLTYYIIVAHPGCSFANTKKLKNKLLSTIRTIPEQIQIFTPLPLTWSSVMYYTEKDPFTGKKIYVEKNLKKKAQQKNYLLMNKQKSNQR, from the coding sequence ATGATTTATTTTTTCATCAGTTTTATTATCTTAGCATCCATGTTTTTACCTATTACAAAAGAAGAGCTGAAAAAGCTTGGCTGGAAAAATCTTGATATCATATTTGTCACAGGTGATGCATATATTGATTCACCTTATATTGGTGTGGCACTCTTGGGAAAGTTGCTTGTTAAAAATGGATTCAAAGTGGGAATTATCTCCCAACCAGATTTAAAATCATCTCATGATATCTTAAGGCTTGGTACACCAAGGCTTTTCTGGGGAGTTACTGCTGGAAGTATTGATTCAATGGTGGCAAACTACACTCCTCTGAAAAAAAGAAGAAAGTCGGATGACTTCACACCTGGCGGTAAAAACAATAGAAGGCCTGACAGAGCCACCATTAGATATGTAAACCTTATTAAACAGTATGATAAAACAAAAAAGCCCATCGTCATAGGTGGTATTGAAGCAAGTCTAAGAAGAATAGCTCACTACGATTACTGGGATGATAGTATCAGACGCTCCATACTTTTTGATTCTAAGGCAGATATCCTAGTATACGGAATGGGAGAAAAGACCATATTAGAGCTTGCAAAACGATTTGCTAAAAACGATGATTATAAAGATGTAAGAGGAATCTGTTACATATCTAAAGAAACTATCCATGACTTTACAAAATTACCTTCCTTTGAACAAGTAACCACTAATAAAAACCACTTTATTGAGATGATGAAAATATTTTATGAGAATCAGGATCCTGTCAATGCAAATGGTTTAATCCAGCAATATGACAGCAGACTTTTAATTCACAATCCACCACAATGGCTACCCAATGAAAAGGAACTTGATTCTTATTATGAGCTTGATTTTGAATATGATGTTCACCCTTATCTAAAAAAACAAGGTGAAGTAAAAGCTATTCATACTATTAAAAATTCTATCACCATAAATAGAGGTTGTTTTGGTGAGTGCAACTTTTGTGCAATTGCCGTTCATCAGGGCACTCGCGTGGTAAGTCGTAGCATACCATCCATCATAAAAGAAGTGGAGCGTTTGAAAAAAACACCTTATTTCAAAGGGATTATAAATGATCTTGGTGGCCCCACTGCAAATATGTATGGATACGAATGTGATAAGAAACAAAAATTTGGAAAATGCAAACATAAAAGATGCATATTTCCAGATGTTTGCGACAAAATGACCATATCACACGAAAAACTAATCACCCTCATGCGAAAAGTAAGAGAAATTGATGGGGTAAAAAGGGTTTTTATTCAATCAGGACTTAGGTATGATCTAATTTTAAAGGATAAACTTTTCGGTGACAAATATCTCGAAGAGCTAATCAGATATCATATCTCCGGACAGCTAAAAATTGCTCCAGAACATCTTGAAAATGATGTCTTAGCTCTTATGGGTAAACCTTCAAACAAAATCCTTGGAGAATTTGTAAAAAAATTTTACGCTAAAAACAGAGAGCTTGGTAAAAAACAATTTCTGACATACTACATCATTGTGGCTCATCCTGGATGCTCTTTTGCAAATACAAAGAAACTTAAAAATAAACTTTTATCCACAATAAGAACAATCCCAGAGCAGATTCAAATCTTTACCCCTTTACCTCTCACATGGTCATCTGTCATGTATTATACTGAAAAAGACCCATTCACAGGGAAAAAAATCTATGTAGAAAAGAATCTAAAAAAGAAAGCACAACAAAAAAACTATCTCCTAATGAATAAGCAAAAAAGCAACCAACGTTAA
- the pstS gene encoding phosphate ABC transporter substrate-binding protein PstS gives MFKKLFLSVLSFMFMVSFAVAGGKTINGAGATFPYPVYSAWAYMYYKTTGIKLNYQSIGSGGGVRQIKNRTVDFGASDAPLTPEKLEEYKLYQFPAIIGGVVLIVNIKGVKSGQLKISREVLADIFLGKIKKWNAPEIQKLNPGLKLPDAGITVIHRSDGSGTTAIFTKFLSTVSKEWQEKVGDGKSVNWPVGIGGKGNEGVANYVKRVRNSIGYVEFAYAKNNKLTYVLLENREGNFVIPSFESFKAAAAFANWDKDKGFYLWLVDAPGKESWPIAGASFILLAKEKTESNKKVVQFYDWTFKKGDEVAKRLIYVPLPENLKSSIRAYWKEIGIY, from the coding sequence ATGTTTAAGAAGCTATTTTTGAGTGTCTTGAGCTTTATGTTCATGGTATCTTTTGCTGTGGCAGGTGGAAAAACAATTAATGGTGCAGGAGCCACATTTCCATATCCCGTGTATAGTGCTTGGGCTTACATGTACTACAAAACAACGGGTATCAAGCTAAACTATCAATCCATAGGCTCAGGTGGTGGAGTAAGACAAATAAAAAACAGGACAGTAGATTTTGGTGCTAGTGATGCTCCTTTGACTCCAGAAAAATTAGAAGAGTATAAGCTATATCAATTTCCAGCAATTATTGGTGGAGTTGTGCTTATTGTAAATATAAAGGGGGTAAAATCTGGACAGTTGAAAATTTCAAGGGAAGTTCTTGCTGATATTTTTCTTGGAAAAATAAAAAAGTGGAATGCTCCTGAAATTCAGAAACTAAACCCTGGATTAAAATTACCGGATGCTGGTATAACAGTGATTCATAGGTCAGATGGTTCAGGTACTACTGCAATTTTTACAAAATTTCTTTCCACTGTTTCAAAAGAGTGGCAAGAGAAAGTGGGGGATGGTAAATCGGTAAACTGGCCTGTTGGTATTGGTGGTAAAGGGAATGAAGGTGTGGCAAACTATGTGAAAAGAGTTAGAAATTCTATAGGATATGTTGAGTTTGCCTACGCAAAAAATAATAAATTAACTTACGTTTTATTGGAAAACAGAGAAGGTAATTTTGTAATACCATCTTTTGAATCTTTCAAAGCGGCGGCAGCTTTTGCGAACTGGGATAAAGACAAAGGTTTTTATTTATGGCTTGTGGATGCCCCTGGCAAAGAATCTTGGCCAATAGCCGGTGCATCTTTCATTCTTCTTGCAAAAGAAAAAACAGAGTCAAATAAAAAAGTTGTGCAGTTTTACGATTGGACATTTAAAAAAGGTGACGAAGTGGCAAAAAGACTCATATATGTACCTTTGCCTGAAAACTTAAAAAGTAGTATAAGAGCATACTGGAAAGAGATAGGGATTTATTAA